The Castor canadensis chromosome 13, mCasCan1.hap1v2, whole genome shotgun sequence genome has a window encoding:
- the Cdc26 gene encoding anaphase-promoting complex subunit CDC26, whose amino-acid sequence MLRRKPTRLELKLDDIEEFESIRKDLETRKKQKEDVDIVGGSDGEGAIGLSGDPKSREQMINDRIGYKPQPKPNNRSSQFGSFEF is encoded by the exons ATGCTGCGACGAAAACCAACACGTCTAGAGCTAAAGCTTGATGATATTGAGGAGTTCGAGAGCATCCGAAAGGACCTAGAG ACCCGtaagaaacagaaggaagatgTGGACATTGTAGGAGGCAGTGATGGAGAAGGAGCCATTGGGCTCAGTGGTGACCCCAAGAGCCGGGAACAAATGATTAATGATCGAATTGGTTACAAACCCCAACCCAAGCCCAACAATCGCTCATCTCAGTTTGGAAGTTTTGAATTTTAG